Part of the Pieris brassicae chromosome 5, ilPieBrab1.1, whole genome shotgun sequence genome is shown below.
CTAGTAATAGTATAAACgataattaatgaaaagcAGCCAACCGTAACCAGTGGTGTCACGGCCTGAAACGTCATGTCACGTCCAAGGTTATCTTAGAGGCCGCACGTATTCTTCCGTACATTTTTAAACCACCCCAAATAATTGACGGCTTTTGTAACTGGGACCTTGTTTATAAAGGTTTCTTGTGAAACTGTCTGTTGTTCAagtacaattattaaacacatcccatcaaatacaaataaaaaaagcctttcaaattgatttaaaaataggaCTTATTTAAATGTCTAAAATCAAAATCGTAATCGTAAAATCGCAAGCAATCTATTTCGCGATATTGTTGAGTTccacttaagtattttttttatgtaataggatgCAAACAGCAATCGCCCATAAagacttacattgccagaaggctcgcaagtgcgttgccggcattttaagaaatggtacgctcttatcttgaagtaccctaagtcgaataAGTTCGGAAACACTTCTGaaagcagctggttccacgtgGTGGTGTGCAGCATAAACTGCATTAAGAAACGCCCAGTTGTTGTTGGTTTCAAAACTGGTCGTTCCTCCTCCGTCTCGTCTCGTCCGTCCTCCTATGTTCTGTTGttatatgaaaatgaaatgactcttaaataaaataataataattctcatTTCATTAagctttattcaaattatttgttatttatggtcaataatataatcaacaGGATAATACTATTATAATCATATATCTCGTAACTGTACAATGCCATTGAAAGGAAGGAAATTGACTAGGAAATCAAAACAATACATTTCCCAAGGTTGAAAGAACAATGACTCTGACATCTACCTGTTGAGATGTCAAGTATTTTTTGACATTCGGACACTATTTGCTCTCATAGTGACGGACATTTATTCAAAAAGCAAATAACATCCGTGAATTATCTgcgttttaaatattgttttccaaTGATTCGTTGTGTGGTTAATGATAATTTTCAaggtaacttaattatttaaagaaaatgttttttataattttatatggattttaaaattcctctattttttttatatattttttaatttttcttaaagaaatttaaaatttatgtaatctTTATCAAAGTTGTATGGTTGGGTTAGTGACATAGcgatgtatttttatgttttatccTTTAGAAATGTTATCttactttaaaagaaaacgAACGTTTTTGCTACGAAAAAACTCAAATAAACATCGATTTCAAAAATGATTATGATTATGAGTAAGAAAATGttgataaaagaaaaataacagaACAGTTCTCTATATACATTTGCATCAAAATTGtttgtacaatattaattagctATAACCAACCAACTACAATtctataaagaataaattgaCTTCATAGTTCTCGCACTAGCTAATCAAATACTCCTTTCAGACGTACTGCATTGACGCTCAAGTGCCTGACTCTGCTTGCACAGCCACGTCTTACCTCACTGGAGTGAAGACCAAATATGGAGTGATCGGTCTTGACGGCAACGTCACTAGAGGGTCCTGCTTCTCCCAGCTCCATAAAGGCAACTGGGCGTCATCTATCGGACAATGGGCTTTGGCCAGTGGATTGGATGTTGGTAAGtgtaagataaaattaaaattattacaaattttgatgtttttacCGAAAGATTTGAATTCATGAACTGTCGATTTATTGAATGgatggcaacgcactcgcgagccatctggcattgagagtgtccatttgcggtatcacttcacatcaggtgagcctccttcCCATTTGCCCcgtgttctatataaaaaactaagaaggacattgttttttttgtcacTGTTTTTACACCTATAGCGATGTTAGAGCGTTACATGAAATTGCATATAAAGATCTTTCTCAGCAGAATTTTGCGTTACTTCGTatttcgctcactccagtgagtcGTCCTGCCTTTCAGGCGATTGGCTACcacgcgacggcccaagccgaggtccgAGTCTCGTAGGATACACCCTTACGCAAGTCGCGGAAAAAAGCCCATGCCGGCCGGCCAGGCTTGCCAAATTAGCCCGAGCTATGCtataaaggcccttaaggccaacgagattcaattaaaaaaatctacccGTATGCAACTATGAGAGTGAAtcatctatttatattatccaCGCTGGTCACGTGACCAAATTAATTCGATTGGCGATAGCTGCCGTTGAGAATTCAGCGATAtagaattttgtttaacattcAGTGATTTGTGCAACCGTAACTATGAAGAAAAGTTTTGACTATAAACTTgaaatttgatatattaaatggtcataacttttaaataactcgtgttaaatacaaaatatccgTCGTTTTCTTCtgttgaaaaaaatactttaaattactGCGTACACTAACGATGCAAGGAAATTGCGTTTCtccaattatattaaaaaggtatGCATTTCATAATTGCGTTTGAGTCAGCCAAAGAAACACTAAAATTCACGTATAGGTGATGTTAAAATTACCCATAAAGTGTCGATCTGCGCATGAGATTCATAGTAATAGGTTATAGGAGACTTTTATGTTTcacaaatagtttaaaaatctaCCTTGTCAGCCTTAAGGACCGATGTAAGTAGAAGATAATCATTATCAGATTCATAAGAAATGTAAGTCAAGGTACCTTTATCAGCTATGTAACCAAAAACATacctttaatatttcttagttCTTTCGACCCCGTCAGATTACGAGGTAGTGTGATAGCAaccgatcatatctcagtgcTATCAGCATTCGTCAAGGCTCACCACGGCTAAATGtgtcttgaaaaaaaaaacatatctatgtttaatctaaatatttcttattatatgcTTGCCTAATCATATTTTTCGTTATATAATACTTCGGTAATCgtacaaaatacataatttatttgtatttaattacaaaatgggtcgaaatagttttattttaatttttagcattaaatattttttattaaatgttataataaagcattaaataatttttattaaatataaaggttataattagttataaaatacacgtgtaacaattatataatatattttataacaggcTTCTAGAAATTTCTTTAAGACAATAAAGAATTTTCCGCAATAGACAATGTGATATTAAAGACGAAATCAGTCAAAAAGTAATTAAGGCTTTGGTAATGACGGCATCCTAGTATTACAAAtgagaataataaattatactgtaCGAGTATAATgtgatttcaaaaataatagaattgaACAGTttcaaagatattaaaatgaatgaagcaatttaaaaataaatttatcaagtaataattttagttgttAATTGCGGCTTTGTCAGTCTaacaacacaaataaataaactttagagCAGAGCGACAACTCACATgtctgaggtcataggttcgatcccgggctgtgcactaattaactttctttctatgtgcttaTTTATCATTCGCTGGAATGGTGAAAAAAACAATGTGaccaaaaattcgacggcgtgtgtcaggtacaggaggctgatcatctacttgtctataagaTTGATAAGCCATCATGAAATAAACTCAGAAATCTGATGtcgagacctaaaaaggttttagcgccactgattattataattatcaaaaaataaactttaatactATACTAATTTAAGTGGAatgatttgtattttgtattgaaaCAAATTCACAGACTACTGGATCCATTTCAAACTTCATTTGCAATTTCAATAGTAAATTGTTCCTGAATAACACGGCCATATAAACTATCCATTTGTGCTGGGCTGGGATTGGCcgctagtattttataaaatgaatgtaCTTTTAACTTAGTATGTTTGAAATGTATCATAATTGCGGTGCCGACTCCATAACTGTGCTACTCAATTTGGTCTTATAAACGAAGTTGTAATTCTTGAACCTTTGCTTCATTAATCTTGCAACTGGACCAGATTTTGAGCGGTCTCTGCCATGTAGCTACtttttataagatattatctaaaaaaaatctgcaCACGCATTATTTACTAGGATAAGTGTGCTTCCATGTAGGACTAACGCCACGTCTTAGGTCTCCCAACATTTTccgataaattatttaatatatttaattaatttattagttatctTTCTGCtacacatataattaaaaagaaaacactatATACAAGAACAAAACTAATtacattgttaaacaaaatatactaaaCGGAAAACATAAGTTAATTAAGTACAGTACAAATTTTTTTGTcacgaatgttaaataaagtcgAAATCATCACCGCTTCCTAAAATTTTTGCTCACACTGTCTTTGGTAAGGTGGAAAATATCTTCATCAATTGTATTGCAGTTAGCTAAAATCCGAAACATTGGCAATTTACGTAGATAGTTCGTGTTCATACCAGGCATCCATGTGCCTTTGTTCCATAACAATTATACTCAAGCCTTCCTCGTAAACTCTTTATTAGTGAAAACAAAGACTGTTGTGCgaacattgttttataatagtgATAAAAGCATtatctaatttttattaggcTTTGTGACGACTACCCGAGTAACCCACGCCTCTCCTGCCGGCATGTTCGCCCACACATCTGAGAGGAATTGGGAGTCAGATGCTGACGTACCAGATGAATGCATCAGCTTGGGTTGTCAGGATATCGCTCGTCAACTGATAATGGCGAACCCAGGAAGACAGTTTAAGGTATGAATTGTTCGAAAATTGAATAGGTTTTAGGAACGAATGAATGGCAATTACGCTTTTGTTTCTACGCATCTaaccttaaatattatttttaatgtgtgctatttttatatctatacaCATGACCTTTTGGGCTTTGGTTTGAAcgctaaatttttttttggacatagtatatatatatataaagactaTGCTTTGATTTAAAATGCTGTTGCGTCGACAGATACGCAAACTTGATAGAAAGTTTTCGTTTAGatttgtgttaaataaaataaataaaagcttcGATCACTTCAGAAAGATAACAATACCACAACAACGTGTCATACCAAtggtattttacatataaaaacgcTGCTGTTTTCAAAAGTGGATTGACGAACTCATTAAAACTAAGTGtcgaaaattaaacaataaaaactccTTTATACTGAAATTTGTtagcataaatacaatttaaataattttcagtaatttacattttcattGCCGTTCAAGGCAGCTCATGTCATGGTGTATTAAAGATATTGTTAACATTTCAATACGTATAATCGTGACTGATATGCtacttactatattatatatttattatattattatactacaTTAATAGGTTTTTTAAACCAGTGGCTTTAAAGTATATGGGGTTCATAattgatttttcattttatagaCAAGAAGGTACAACCGTACACATATCATTGTTTTTTGGGTCTTACACCAGGTAAAGAGCGGTTTTGCCCTAGTGGCTTAATTCCTTTCATTTGCGACTTTCATTCCTGAGTTTGTAGGGtccatccccggctgtgcgccaatggacttttttttaatttaacattcgctcgaacggtgaaggaaaacatcttgaggaatCCGACTTGGCTTACACctaaagtcaacggcgtgtgtcagacataGGAAGCTGCTCcaccacttgcctattagattgacaaatcatgGAACagttcagaaatctgaggtccagacctaaaaaggttgtggcGCCATTGATTGTAGTCGGGATGTGAATGCATGATCTCAGGATTGAAATTCctatatattagatttttaatatcaaaattatgtatcaagtaattaataaaatgtacgcTAATTTAACAACAATTTTGATTAGGCAAGTTTTCTTTTTACTGGATCTAGATATCGCTAAATGATAAATCTTGTACGAATTCAAATGCGGGAGAACCAAGAACcgtacatttaatatttttttttatttattaatttaaaggcgttccattacaataaaaaacaagtaACATACATTATTAGGGTTggaacgggcggccttatcactAAGAATTGCGTAACCAAaccaaaaaacataaataaaattactagtaACACTGAACTAACAATTACCACACagaatctaaaataaaaacatttataaattaaaaaatagactAGAAACTAAAAACGAATCTTGCGTTTTTGATTTTCAAGTCAAGTCACGAAAGACCAGGATATGGTTAAGATGTGTTTATGAAGAAGACTTACAAAAGAGGTTAtctattattcataaataccAAAGTTGTgctaacatttatatttttataatataccaagagaacatttgtttaaataagtCAGAACAATACCTAACTAAAACATAATGCTACGTCGTCATCGTTAAGTGCTGTTGAATCTCAATAATTGAAAtcttatgtattaaaaacctGAATtagttgaataatattttattctgttCAATCTTTACAgtcacattaataaataattatataattaattaattaggtaaAAACATAGACGTAGTgttgtaatacaataaaaataaaaatacaacttGGCACGAACgaacttttttaatacgttattttctttacacataaacaattaatttgtcaatataataccTACTTGTATTATATTGACTGGCCTAtcactaataaattaaataatcaaggTTACAAaatgaacaattttattattcaatttatgGCGATATATTTACGAGTTgctattcaaaaattaatagcATGTGTCAGACATTACCCCTGTCTCAGTCTGTGTCAGTGTTACCATGACGACAGTCTTGAAGCAAGATTTGCCGCGCTCTAATGAGTGGTGGAGCTACTACTGTGGTACTAGCTGCCCGTTTAGGTCTTTCCAATTCGAATTTCGATTTTTCTTAAGAACTCGGCAACGAGTCGCTGTACGTGCCTAGGATCGCTTACAGTGCCACACATAAGTATAAGTACTTATCACTTTACATCAGGAGAGCGTCCTGCCCCTTTGTTCTGTAAAATAGCCTCCAGCCTTCTAGATCACCCTTCTTGTACAGAGTTAAACACTATAGGGCAAAATGACATAATACAGACATTAACAGTCTGATAGTCAATTTAATAGCGATAagaattttatagaattttttcATAGAAATTTATTGTTGAAAAAACTGCATGATGCATATTATCATTATGAGgtgattaaacaaaattacaatacCACGACGCGCGTtttaggtatatattatattaaaagatacttatttttaaatttatcttttaacTAATTCCTTTATAATAATCTGAAATAGTATTAGACTATTTCAGTTTATTCGTTGCAGTTTAGTTATAGTTTGACAGAGACAGTACTATTCCTGATGAGGGGAGGGTTATACATTCAGTGAACATGAGGGTTTTTGGGGGAAATTTAGGGGAAACaagatacatttatatagAGGATTTTAGcgggaaataataaaataatttagtttatttttcataaaatgtttattttaagatttcacgactctatacaatttatattaagtatagaATACAACCAACaaacttaactaaatataCAAGCGTGGCTATAACTGAAAGatcaaaattttatagataccacttgaatgtatttttgatgcacatttaaaattaccttCCAAACCGAGTGTACCACAGAAACTTTAGaagttttattgatatttaaggGTATTTAAAGTTAACATTCACTAGGAGTTGGCATAACTACACACATTTTGTATTGCTACAGTGTGGCCATAGAGAAATATCATATTGAGTGAGTCGTTCTTCCCGcgcacaatataaaaattataagtctATTATCTTTAATTTCCTATACACTCCTTAACTAAGTGAGCGCAACATATCTACGcctacacatatatatattttaagtgtttttttttcttctttatatataatttactatacAAATACAGTAGTGtctaatcaaataattatctaaACGCGTGCGTGTGACGCCGCGGCTAATAACAGAGAGTAGGCGGTggataaacaataattaatcaattgccgaacatatatgtatgttaatatgtggctgtatttttaatattttacacagaaaatattaaaaatacagccACTTCAGTAAGATTGCTTAAAGCCCAATGGAATAACAATGGAGCAGGACATATTTCTATGTTTACGGTAAAGATCCCTAACAATCTATAGTATTTTATCACAGAATTGGTGATTTTTATATGCGGAAAAAgtatatgttaaaatttttcAGGTTATTCTCGGAGGTGGCAGACGGGAGTTCCTTCCTAATATTACTACTCCTTTGACCAATTATACCGGAAGACGCAAAGATGGTATTGATTTAACAGACATGTGGCATACCGATAAGATGGAGAAGAATGCCACTCATCAATACGTGACGGACAGAAATGAACTTATGAAGGTATGTGTTTGTTAATTCGAATTTTGCAATCGTCATGTGCTAATATGTACCTTACAAAGCGctcattttactaatattaaaatataagtggTTGTTGCTTTAATATCTGGGCCTGTATTCGTTTCGTgaccatttgtttttttctaaaaggcaagtaattgatcagctttctgtgatAAAGTTACACGCTGCCAACTTTTTGTTGTTTGCTCAcgatttctttttctttacatttCCACACTTTCCTACATTGGTGCCAGGGTTCGAATATCAGTGATGAGAATCACGACAAGTAATGATTTTGCCTTTTTTTTCTAAAGCACCATATGTATGTAGTTTGTTTAAtgtccaatttttttttctctgtGTAATTAATTCATGTGTTCTGTTTTATATTCCGTTTAACAATATAATCTGTTCTATACACATGTGAAGCATggcaaaacaatgaaattCTTAAAAACCACAGAAAATAAAGTACATCATTGACGATTACGAAGAGAAGGTTTAGAAATCCCAAGGTAATCGATTTTTGAAGGACCTTACAGAGGAAGATGAGAGCCAAGACTGTATCGGAAAAAGAAATAGACATTCTTTCTTATTCtcatttaaagttttactCCAAGCTAGAACTCAACTTTTTAATAGGTGTTAGTGATTAGTTAAGATCATAGCTGCTGATCTGTAAGATTACATTCTTGAAAAATGTTGattgtaacaatttatttccAGGTGTTCAATTCAGACGACCTTCCAGAATACCTTTTAGGCCTCTTCCAAAATGACCACATGGATTACCACCTGCAGGCCTCCAATCAGCCAACATTGGAAGAATTGGTGGAAGTTGCGATAAAAATGCTTAATCGCAGTGAGAAAGGATATTTCCTATTTGTCGAAGGTACTATCTGCATATCTATAgttctactgtacgtgtgtatatCACTGAGCTCTTCTaaaacggctggaccaatttgaatgaatttttatgCGTTTTGGTGgcgccctggatggtttagattcacaaatcaacCCGACCAGATGGCGCGCTACAGTCGTtactttcatactttgtttaatattctaaTCGCTTGAAATATCATGTAGGACAACGtatgtcgggtccgctagtttataatatattttaacaaaacgaaatattttttaatgaatagcTGTTTACTCTTACATGTGttcttaaaatcaaatataattctaaCTATTTATTAGGCTTTTGCTGTTAACACATACACACAATACATTAAGTACGTTACAATTGTGTAATGATAAAAGTACCGAAGGTTCtaaaaatagtaaacaatACAGAGTCTTCGGAGACAACTTATCATGGGAAGATaaaatcaaagtcaaaaatcatttattcatatagctaacacaaagtacacttatgaacgtcaaaaaaataaatatccattaaatgcttctaattgtACATGTACTGCCAgttcaaatcaagggcgtgcggatgagaagaactggcaataaactctccgccactctttttagtcaccaagttttttttgttttacaaaaaagcTTAAGGACCCAAACCAGTTTTACGctgtaaaaacaaatcaaccgattttaatattattgttatgcgTTTCAGGGGGCCGCATCGACCACGCACACCACGACAGCTACGCACATTTAGCACTCGACGAAACCGTGGAATATGCGAAAGCAGTGAAAAAAGCCAAGGTCCTAACTAATCCCCAAGATACGCTGATAGTGGTCAGTTCTGACCACGCCCACACTATGACAGTGGCTGGTTATCCCTCACGAGGGAATGATATATTAGGAGTAGTTGATACAGCAAGAGGCATGGATGGCAAACCTTATACAACGATTAGTTATGCCAATGGGAAAGCTAAGTCGTTGGACGAAAGCGGCAGGGTGGACGTTACGCTGCATAGTGAATTTTCTAGtagtaagtataataatagttatttatttatttgcaagaacgTGGTACAATCTAAACTTCGCATATTCATAACACACAGTGGTGTGCAATTTAAAACTTAGAATTTTACATAGGAgttacatattacattatgagtcatatcattatagtcaattcttatattattttatcactacattATCATGTATTAatcaaattcatattaattataattaatatttattaataagtcatATAATTTTCCAAAAGTATCATTCTATGTCTAGTAAGAAAATCTTTGAATAGCTTTggtagatttttataaactatgtataaaaatagctACTTTGACATTAGAAATGACATCGTAACTTAATTTCTTCTATAtctatgtatatgttataaaaactgtattattGCAGCATTTGAAATAAAGTACTCTTCTTAATCTGTCTCTATTCAcgacagcgtaaacacaatttgacagaaagagactgCTTCAATTAATATGTGCAACTTgagtaataaactttattaacttgagatataaactttatcaacttgagcaataaagtttattaactttagcaataaactttattaacttgagatataaactttattaacttgagatataaactttatcaacttgagcaataaactttattaacataagcaataaactttattaacttgagatatacCTTTGTCtcattctttaattatttgcttttttatacGTTTTTGAACATTGCCATgaacatgaaaatattttaatgttatcttGATTATCCACAATTAGCATAAACATTCTTATCAAACAAacagtaaaattttatgttgacataacattaaattgttagttttcaataaatactCTTAAAatccttaatat
Proteins encoded:
- the LOC123709835 gene encoding membrane-bound alkaline phosphatase-like isoform X1; the protein is MLLASVFIQIVFIYTVYSEDAVSTPKPKKILDTVMNPSYIPAEEKHGSYWKKSAAETLKAKLQEKINTNKAKNGILFIGDGMSLATVMAARTFGGQMDRNLGEDNTLEFEKFPVSGLARTYCIDAQVPDSACTATSYLTGVKTKYGVIGLDGNVTRGSCFSQLHKGNWASSIGQWALASGLDVGFVTTTRVTHASPAGMFAHTSERNWESDADVPDECISLGCQDIARQLIMANPGRQFKVILGGGRREFLPNITTPLTNYTGRRKDGIDLTDMWHTDKMEKNATHQYVTDRNELMKVFNSDDLPEYLLGLFQNDHMDYHLQASNQPTLEELVEVAIKMLNRSEKGYFLFVEGGRIDHAHHDSYAHLALDETVEYAKAVKKAKVLTNPQDTLIVVSSDHAHTMTVAGYPSRGNDILGVVDTARGMDGKPYTTISYANGKAKSLDESGRVDVTLHSEFSSKALDYSYPSLVPLDSETHGGEDVAVYASGPWQHLFTASYEQSVVPHFMAYAMCIGEEKHENCEPKMSHRSFWTSDSIANKPNKYFVILISVILGCVRFLG
- the LOC123709835 gene encoding membrane-bound alkaline phosphatase-like isoform X2, which codes for MSWLLLFVLVPVLGYYEDAVSTPKPKKILDTVMNPSYIPAEEKHGSYWKKSAAETLKAKLQEKINTNKAKNGILFIGDGMSLATVMAARTFGGQMDRNLGEDNTLEFEKFPVSGLARTYCIDAQVPDSACTATSYLTGVKTKYGVIGLDGNVTRGSCFSQLHKGNWASSIGQWALASGLDVGFVTTTRVTHASPAGMFAHTSERNWESDADVPDECISLGCQDIARQLIMANPGRQFKVILGGGRREFLPNITTPLTNYTGRRKDGIDLTDMWHTDKMEKNATHQYVTDRNELMKVFNSDDLPEYLLGLFQNDHMDYHLQASNQPTLEELVEVAIKMLNRSEKGYFLFVEGGRIDHAHHDSYAHLALDETVEYAKAVKKAKVLTNPQDTLIVVSSDHAHTMTVAGYPSRGNDILGVVDTARGMDGKPYTTISYANGKAKSLDESGRVDVTLHSEFSSKALDYSYPSLVPLDSETHGGEDVAVYASGPWQHLFTASYEQSVVPHFMAYAMCIGEEKHENCEPKMSHRSFWTSDSIANKPNKYFVILISVILGCVRFLG